The nucleotide sequence CACGCCAGGGATGTAGACTCTGAAAGGGTATGACAAACTCTCTCAAACCACTAAACCAAAGATCAACACTAGAATTAACTTTTTTTCTTAGGATATCGCTATATTTTGCTTATCCTATACTTAGTGGCTTTTTGCAGGGTTGAGAGAGGTCTTGATAGAGGTTTTGTATTCTGCCTGAATGACTAATAGGAGTAATGTTTCTCTGCAGAAGAAGATAGCTGCCCTGCATGATGAGGAGAGCAGACTGAAGAGGGAGATCCAGAGAGCAGAGGAAGAACTGCAGCTTGAGGAGGAGAGCACCCACCACCTCAAGCAGCAGACTGATGTAGGGCCACACCCCAAAACGAAGGAGATATATTATTAGTCTTGGTGTGGCTGTGTACTGTAGTAGGTGTGTTGAGATTTAGTTGACTATTGAAGATGGTCTCTCTTGGTTTTAGGTGTCTACTGCTGCAGTGCCTGAAAAGAAGGTTGTGTTCACTGGAGAAACGGGTGATGGCGCAAACGCACTCGATTTTGATGTGAAGCCACATATAGTGTATCCAATGGAGGAGGGCACTGCACTGATCACTTTTGAGGATGAGGAAGGTAAGACTGAAACCTTTACTCTGTCTAGCACCTATTTGATTTCTGTGGTTATTATACCGCCTTTCATCCACAGTGGCCCAGAAGATCCTGAGCCTGAGGGAGCATAAGGTGGATCTGGGTGGGGATTGTGCCATCACTCTGGAGGCCAAGCTCGTAAAGCTGCTGGTGCCCTGTCAAGTAGAGGTACAACCACAGAGACCCATCTCCATTCACTAGTGTTTAGGTGTCAGGAAGATGATGTAATGAGTGCAATACAAGGGCCTGCACAACACTGTGGCTCTGTTATGAAGAGTGTCATGTGCAGAATAACTTGGATTACATCCAGTtagtttatttcattggtatgtATGTCATTGCATTCCTTTGTGTGAaccagtgtctgtgtgtgcacctgtctctctacctcagtTGGACACCGAGGTATGTTCCCGCCGTATCCTGGTTTCCAACCTGCCCAAGAAGGTCGGGGAGGACCGCTTGCTCGACAAACTGGAGATCCACTTTTCCAAGAGCAAAAATGGAGGGGGGGAGGTGGACGAGTCTGACATGCTGCATGATTCTGGCAACGTGGTCATCACTTTTACagaaaacaatagtacgcaagtcaAGTTCCTGTTGGAAAATGTCATTTTCTTCATAAAGGGAAAAAGCTCAGAAGAATTCATTTTCATCATACTGTTATTTCTGTCCATTCCTTCTGACTTGATATAATTAGAAATGTACAACTTTTGATTATCTGAGCGTACTGTGCATTGTTTACCACAGTTGCCAAAGGCCTGGCTGACAAGCAGTACCACGATGTGGAGTTTGAAAAAGGGAGGAAGAACAGTGTGAAGGTGACTCCATTTCAGAACGGAGAGATCACACGTTTCCAGGTAAGCAGATTTCATATTCATGGCCATGAGTTTATCCCTTTAACTCCATGACAACCAGACTATAAAATAAGCAAGCTACACTATCAGCAGAAATACCTTTATGCCTAGTGAAATCATCAATTCAGAGAGTAATGTTATAAACCGTACAGTTTCAGTCTGTGGTGCACCCATTCAAATTTGGTTAAAAGTTACAACTACAATGGGATTGTTATACAATTATAATTCCAGGTTTAAGCTAAAATAATGTACATGTTTCATGTTGGTTTCCACATTACCTCGCCTGGAAAAACTCAAGGCCCTATAGACTAGATAATAGGTGCTCAACTCATTGTTTGGGACTTACAGATAAGCTAGTCCAACCATTAGTGTCTAGAAGCTGTCTGCAGTAAGGAGATATCCTCCAATCTGATCCTTCTCGCCCCTCTACCAGACACGGCTGTCAGCGTGTGGGCGTACTGTGCTGCTGACTGGCATCCCTGCCGTCATGGAGCAGGAGAACCTGCAGGACCTGCTGGAGATCCACTTCCAGAAGACCAGTAACGGTGGGGGAGAGGTGGACGCCTTCCTCTACAACCCCCTGGGGCAGCACACCCTGGCCCTGTTCGAGGAGGACTGTCCCACTGAAGACCAGAGCCAGTGAGAGGGCCAGGCACTGATAGCCCTCCCCCTAGTGAGCTCAGACACCTTTCTATTGCCGCTCATCTATCCCATCTCAGTACAGGATCAGTTAAATCCAGCCTGGGGATCTAATCCTGGCCTGCTATCAGCATAGAGGTATGATCTCAATTGCAATCTTTCAACCAAATGCTAATCTTAGTCAAAAGCTTTGGCACAGTGCCAACCCGAGTTTACATCGTGTCTTAATATGGTCTTTTCTGGGATACCTGTTTCAAAACATAATTTGGTAGAACCATCTATTTATATAGAATTTCTGATTATGTATGCAGATCATTTTGGGTGAAATGTTCTTAGTGAAGAAAAAATATTCAGAACAAAATTAAGTTGCCAAAGAAATGTAAATTATGCTTGACAAGACTAATTTAGATAACTTAAAGATAACGTTTAGAAGGAATGTGTATTCTACAGCTGTCACAATTTAGTGTTCTATAATCGTGGTATTCTATTGTTTTCTGTCATTCTTAGTATTGCATGAGCAATCCTGTACGGTAGAATCAGTGATTGTAATAAAGTCTGTCCAATGGACCAAGTCAGACATTACGATGGTGTGTGTGGTTCGTTCATTATTACTGAGAAGGGACTACACTGACAATGTGAGATTTGAGTTTTAATCGAGTAAAGAGCATGAGCATCAAAGCAGTACATTGTTTAGCAAAACCACACCCAGTCAGACAATGGACCACAGATGGAGTTTATTGTAAAAATGTCCCACAACAAAAACACAAAGATCCAGCAGGATAGCCTAGTGCAACCACTAAAAACAAGTTAGATCCACAGGACAAAGACAGTCCACACACCCAGTCAGGCACTTAGGGAGGAATGGAGAAAACCAAGCGATATGAAAGAGGCAAATACATTAATAGAAAGGAAAGCAGCAGGGTGAGGACATAAACCTGGATATACAGTTAATAATTGGGAAGACTGTTGTTCCAATTGACAAGAAAAACCCACAGACAAATAACTACTCATTGTTACCTTAAGTTTACATGATTACACACAACCTAGTTCAGAAGTCAGTCTATAGCATCTATTGAACATGGTCTCTCTCGTACTCTGAAGtctacattataaactggttggctgacagccgtggtttatcagaccgtataccacggatatgacaaaacatgtattttactgctctaattaagttggtaacccgtttataatagcaatacggCACctcgggtttgtggtatatggtccATATACCACGGCTTAGGGTTgagtccaggcactccgcgatgcgttgtgcctaagaacagcccttattggccatataccacactccctcgtgccttattgcttaataagACACCAAAGGGGTTtgtagtatatggccaatatatcaagACTAAAGGGCTGAATCCGTTGCGCAaatgaacagcccttagccatggtatattggccatatacctcaggccttattgcttaagtatatcATGTAGCTATAGCTAACCTCTTTGTGCATGCTTGAGTTCACTTGGACCTCTCCATTTTAATCTCAATCTTTTCAACATCACTTTCTTAGTGGCATCTTTCCAATCCAGatatttaattattatttttttaacctttaaatcaaatcaaattttatttgtcacatacacatggttagcagatgttaatgcgagtgtagcgaaatgcttgtgcttctagttccgacaatgcagctttattttactaggcaagtcggttaacaacaaattcttattttcaatgacggcctcggaacagtgggttaactgcctgttcaggggcagaacgacagatttgtaccttgtcagctcggggatttgaacttgcaa is from Oncorhynchus nerka isolate Pitt River unplaced genomic scaffold, Oner_Uvic_2.0 unplaced_scaffold_5035, whole genome shotgun sequence and encodes:
- the LOC115121671 gene encoding interferon-induced 35 kDa protein homolog isoform X1; the encoded protein is MCDEDFSLITDSQGSQNTLDGILNAISKCKVQHNQLLKEQQDLSRARDDQEDLAKQFRQRVVKLRISLEEDDNNHARDVDSERKKIAALHDEESRLKREIQRAEEELQLEEESTHHLKQQTDVSTAAVPEKKVVFTGETGDGANALDFDVKPHIVYPMEEGTALITFEDEEVAQKILSLREHKVDLGGDCAITLEAKLVKLLVPCQVELDTEVCSRRILVSNLPKKVGEDRLLDKLEIHFSKSKNGGGEVDESDMLHDSGNVVITFTENNIAKGLADKQYHDVEFEKGRKNSVKVTPFQNGEITRFQTRLSACGRTVLLTGIPAVMEQENLQDLLEIHFQKTSNGGGEVDAFLYNPLGQHTLALFEEDCPTEDQSQ
- the LOC115121671 gene encoding interferon-induced 35 kDa protein homolog isoform X2, whose product is MMSSKEALSLKVQHNQLLKEQQDLSRARDDQEDLAKQFRQRVVKLRISLEEDDNNHARDVDSERKKIAALHDEESRLKREIQRAEEELQLEEESTHHLKQQTDVSTAAVPEKKVVFTGETGDGANALDFDVKPHIVYPMEEGTALITFEDEEVAQKILSLREHKVDLGGDCAITLEAKLVKLLVPCQVELDTEVCSRRILVSNLPKKVGEDRLLDKLEIHFSKSKNGGGEVDESDMLHDSGNVVITFTENNIAKGLADKQYHDVEFEKGRKNSVKVTPFQNGEITRFQTRLSACGRTVLLTGIPAVMEQENLQDLLEIHFQKTSNGGGEVDAFLYNPLGQHTLALFEEDCPTEDQSQ